The Candidatus Paceibacterota bacterium genomic interval TGGAAAACTTCGAGGAAGACAGGAGCCAGCTCGACCAAAGAATTTCTGTCGTGGCCCAAGGGCTGACTCGATCCGGCATCAGAGTGGTACAGCTTGGCACTGAGGAAGTTATCGAGCTTTTCTACAAAATTTTTAATCCGGGTGAGAGCGAAAAACCGATCCAAGTAAAATAGTGGCTATTTTACTTGGAATCACCAAACACCAAGAAACAAATTCCAAGCAAACTCCAATAACAGAAACCTGAAAACTTTAGTTATTGTTTCTTGGTTATTGATTATCTACATCCATGATTCATAAGTTTGATTTAGAAAAGCGAACGACAGATTTTGCAAAAGAAACCATCCTACTTTGCAGGAAATTACCTAAAGACCCGATAAACAACCGCCTAATGGGACAAATTGTCGGTTCTTCCGGCTCTATTGGAGCTAATTACCGTGAAGCTAATGACTCACTGGGTAAGAGAGACTTTATCCACCGTTTGAAAATATCCCGCAAGGAAATCAAGGAAACACTCCATTGGTTTGATTTGATTGAGACGGCCAATCCTAATTTCAAACCAGTGATACTGCCCCTCGCTAAGGAAGCGACTGAACTGCGAAATATCTTTTCGGCGATTATTAAGAAATGCGAGGACAAGCAAGTATAGTATAATTGTATGACTGGTTATTGATGTTTGTTTGGTTATTGTTTCTTGGTTATTGATTATTTACACCTATGAGTTTCTTAAGTAACTTATTTACCAAAAAGAAAACGGTCTCAGGTATTTCTCCAATTTTGCCACAGGAAATTTATCAATCCGGAGTTTTGGAGTTGCAAGATATTATCGCACCTTCCGCCCTCAAAATCAGTCCCAAGGAGCTTAATTTGGGCGAAAAGATTGTCCGGTCATTTTTTGTGATTTCTTACCCTCGTTTCCTTTCGGAATCTTGGTTTGCGCCAATCATCAACCTCGACAAAGTTTTTAATGTCTCGATTTTTGTGCACCCAATCGACACCGTCAAAGTTCTGCGCCAATTCCAGAAGAAAGTCGCCGAGGTGCAGAGCCAGATCAGCGCCAGGGAATCAAAAGGCTTGGTGAGAGACCCGATGCTTGATACTGCTTATCACGATTTGGAACAACTACGCGATAGCCTGCAACAAGCCCAGGAAAAACTTTTTGATGTCGGCCTCTATATCACCATTTACGGCGATAACGACAATGAGTTGGACAAAATTGAATCAGAAATTAAATCAATTCTCGAGTCTAAACTTGTGTATGTAAAACCCGCCCTTTTCCAACAAGAGCAGGGCTATATCAGTTCGCTACCGATTGCCGACGACCAACTCCAGGTTCACTCAAAGCTCAATTCCACCCCTCTTTCCAGTCTTTTCCCGTTCGTGTCTTTCGACCTAACTTCAGATAAAGGCATCCTTTACGGCGTTAATCGCCACAATTCCAGTCTGGTGCTTTTCGACCGCTTCTCGCTTGAAAACTACAATTCGATTACCTTCGCCAAATCTGGCGCCGGAAAATCGTACGCGACTAAACTGGAAATTTTGCGAACTCTGATGTTTGACGCCGATGTCATCGTAATTGACCCGGAAAAAGAGTACGAATACATGGCCGAGGCGACCGGTGGCAAATACTTCAATATTTCCTTAACTTCCGAACATCACATTAACCCCTTCGATTTACCGACGCCGAGCGAAGACGAGTCTCCGGCCGATGTTTTGCGTTCCAACATCATCAACCTGGTCGGCTTGTTTAGAATCATGATGGGTGGGCTTACCCCGGAAGAAGACGCGATTATTGACCGGGCCATTACCGAAACCTACGCCCTGAAAGACATCTCGCCCGATTCCAACTTTGCCAATATTGAGCCACCGCTACTTTCAGATTTCGAATTGGTCTTGGCCGGCATGGAGGGCGGGGAATCGTTGGTACAAAGAATCACCAAATACACTAAAGGCACCTGGTCCGGTTTCCTCAATCGGCCGAGTAATGTGGAAATCGACAAAAAATTTGTTGTTTTCTCTTTGCGAGACATGGAGGAGGAGCTCAAACCAGTCGCGATGTACATCGTCACTCATTATATTTGGAATGCCATCAGAAAACACCTGAAGAAACGCCTACTGGTCATTGACGAGGCTTGGTGGATGATGAAATCCGATGATACCGCCTCGTTTCTTTTGAGCCTCGCCAAACGCGGACGAAAATATTATTTAGGCCTGGCCACAATCACCCAAGATGTTGATGACTTTTTGCGTTCGCCTTACGGTTTACCGATTGTCACCAACTCCTCAATTCAAATTTTACTCAAACAATCACCGGCCGTTATAGACCGACTGAAGGAAGTCTTTAACCTAACAGATGAGGAAAAATATTTACTTCTGGAATCTGATGTCGGGGAAGGGATTTTCTTCGTCGGCCTTAAACATGTTGCCATCAAAACTATCGCTTCATACACCGAGGACCAGATTATCACTTCGGACCCATCTCAAATTCTAGCTATCAAAAAGGCTCGCGCCGAGCTTAATTCTTAAACATGGCTGTTAAAGAGCGTATCGACAACACTACTGCCGGCTTGATGATTGCGGCCGCCTTTTTCCTCTTTGATTTAGTTGGCGGACTAGTAAATCTTATACCTTACGCAGGACAAGTTTTAAGCGATTTGGTCTCATTGACTGGCTTTTTAGTTATGGGCTTTTGGTTTATTTTAAAGGGAGTTAAGTTTTTGGACGGTGAAAATATCGGCAAAAAG includes:
- a CDS encoding four helix bundle protein, whose translation is MIHKFDLEKRTTDFAKETILLCRKLPKDPINNRLMGQIVGSSGSIGANYREANDSLGKRDFIHRLKISRKEIKETLHWFDLIETANPNFKPVILPLAKEATELRNIFSAIIKKCEDKQV
- a CDS encoding DUF87 domain-containing protein; this translates as MSFLSNLFTKKKTVSGISPILPQEIYQSGVLELQDIIAPSALKISPKELNLGEKIVRSFFVISYPRFLSESWFAPIINLDKVFNVSIFVHPIDTVKVLRQFQKKVAEVQSQISARESKGLVRDPMLDTAYHDLEQLRDSLQQAQEKLFDVGLYITIYGDNDNELDKIESEIKSILESKLVYVKPALFQQEQGYISSLPIADDQLQVHSKLNSTPLSSLFPFVSFDLTSDKGILYGVNRHNSSLVLFDRFSLENYNSITFAKSGAGKSYATKLEILRTLMFDADVIVIDPEKEYEYMAEATGGKYFNISLTSEHHINPFDLPTPSEDESPADVLRSNIINLVGLFRIMMGGLTPEEDAIIDRAITETYALKDISPDSNFANIEPPLLSDFELVLAGMEGGESLVQRITKYTKGTWSGFLNRPSNVEIDKKFVVFSLRDMEEELKPVAMYIVTHYIWNAIRKHLKKRLLVIDEAWWMMKSDDTASFLLSLAKRGRKYYLGLATITQDVDDFLRSPYGLPIVTNSSIQILLKQSPAVIDRLKEVFNLTDEEKYLLLESDVGEGIFFVGLKHVAIKTIASYTEDQIITSDPSQILAIKKARAELNS